The following nucleotide sequence is from Lysobacter panacisoli.
CCGAAGCGGTGCTGGTGCTGGTGCCCGGGCGCAAGCATGGCGAAGTGATCCTGTTCTGCCGCGAACGCGATCCCGAACGCGAAGGCTGGGACGGACCGCGCTTCGGTCCCGAAGGCGCGGTGGAAGCCTTCGGTCTCGACGACGCGTATCCGATCACCGACCTCGACGACATCCTGCCGGGCCTGCTCGAAGGCCGTTCGCGCGTGTACTACCACTTCGGTCGCGACCAGGAATTCGACCTCAAGCTGATCGGTTGGCTCAATCGCGTGCGCGCGATGGCGCGCCTGGGTGCGCAGTCGCCGCATGAATTCCTCGAGCTGGGCCACCTGCTCGACGAACTGCGCCTGTTCAAGGATCGCGACGAACTGCGCCTGATGCAGCGTGCCGCCGACATCAGCGTGCTCGCGCATGAAGCCGCGATGCGCGCCGCGCGCGCCGGCATCCATGAGTACGAACTGCAGGCCGAGGTGGAACGCGTGTTCCGCGCGAACGACGCCGAGCCCGCCTACAGCAGCATCGTCGGCGCTGGCACGAACGCATGCGTGCTGCATTACCGCGCCAATGCCGCGCAATCGCGCGACGGCGAACTGGTGCTGATCGACGCGGGCGCGGAATACCGAGGGTATGCCGCCGACATCACGCGCACGTTCCCGGTCAACGGACGCTTCAGTCGTGAACAACGTGCGCTGCACGACCTCGTCGGCGAGGCACAGGCCGCCGCGCTGGCGGTGGCACGCGCCGGCATTCCCTACGAAGCCGGGCACGTCGCCGCGGTCGAAACGTTGACCGAAGGCCTGCTGCGCCTCGGGCTGCTGAAAGGACGACTGGAGAAGAACCTCGCCGACGGCAGCTACAAGCGCTTCTATCGGCACAAGACCGGGCACTGGCTCGGCCTGGACGTGCACGACGTCGGCGAATACCGCCTAGACGGCGATTCGCGCCTGCTCGAACCGGGCATGGTGTTCACCATCGAACCCGGTCTCTACGTTTCGCCCGACGACACGTCGGTCGATGCGAAATGGCGCGGCATCGGCATCCGCACCGAAGACGACGTGCTGGTGACGTCCGACGAGCCGCAGGTGCTCACGCACGCGCTGGCGCGCAGCGCGGACGAGATCGAGGCGTGGATGGCCGCGCGCTGACGCGCGGCGCTGCGTTCAACGCAGGTGCGGCGCGATCGCGATGCGTCCGCGATCGCGCTGCGGAGCCGTCAGGCTTCGGCGAAGCCCTCGCGGGTGAGATTGGCCGGCGCGCCGTCCGTGCAGGCCACGTCGTCTTCGATCCGGATGCCGCCGAACGGCTTGAACGCCTCCACGCGCGCCCAGTCGACGCTGTCGCCGTGGCCGTTGCGCTTCACTTCGTCCAGCAGCATGTCGATGAAGTACAGACCCGGCTCGATGGTCACCACCATGCCCGGCTCCAGCACGCGGGTCAGGCGCAGGTAGGGGTGGCCGTCGGGCTTGGCGATGGTGCCGCCTTCGTCGGATGCGGCGAAACCGGCGACGTCATGCACCTGCAGGCCGATGCCGTGGCCGATGCCGTGCGGGAAGAACGCGCTGCTCACGCCGGTCGCGACCGCCGCTTCGGGCGACACGTTGATGACGCCGAAATCCTTGAGGATGCCGGCCAGCGACAGGTGCGCATCGAGGTGGATCTGCTTGTAGTCGATCCCGGCGCGGACCTGGTCGCACATCTTCAGCTGCGCGGCGTCGACCGCGTCGATCATCGCCTGGAACTCGCTGCCGAGGTTGTGCGCGTAGGTGCGGGTGATGTCGCAGGCGTAGCCGTGATGGGCGGCGCCGGCATCGATCAGGAAGCTGCGCGCAGGCTGCGGCGCGACGAGGTCGCGGTCGGTGTAGTGCAGCACCGCGCTGTGTTCGTTGAGGGCGATGATGTTGTTGTACGGCAGGTCGTTGGCGTCCTGTCCGGCCGCCTGGCAATACACCAGGTGGATGCCGAACTCGCTGGCGCCGGCACGGAACGCGCGCTCGGCGGCGCGGTGCGCGCGCACGCCACGGCGCGTGGCCTCGCGCATCATCTCGATCTCGTACGGCGTCTTGAACGCGCGGTGGTACTCGAGGTAGTTCACCACCGGCGCGGGATTGTTCGGCGCGTAGTCGCCGATCGCGCTCTGCGGCTCGCCGAGGATCGCGCTGCGTGCCGCGTCGGGCAGATGCTGCAACGCTTCTTCGGGCTTGCGGATCACCACGATGTCGAAATGCTCGACCCAATGGCCGCTCGGCGCCGACGGCACCACGTGCCAGTAGTCGAAAGGCTGCAGGAACAGCAGCGTCGGCTTGTTGCCCGGCGTGAACACCAGCCAGCTGCCCGGCGCGCGCGTGAGTGGCAGCCAGGCCTTGAACTGCGGGTTCACCGCATACGGATAGTCGCGGTCGTCGAAGACCTGATAGTGCGAGGTGCCGCTGGGCACGACGAGATGGTCGAAGCCGCCACGGGCCAGGGCCAGTTCGGTGCGGCGTTGCAGTTCGGCGAGGTGTTGCGGGTAGAGCGCTGCGGCAGTGGTCATGCGGGGGGCGATCTCGGGGCGGATAGTGCGGAATGCCGCCTATTTTGCCGTAAAGCCCCTCTGCGTCCTGTGCACGACCGGTCGGCGCTCAGGCCGGCCGGCCGTGGCTGGAGTCCAGCCAGTGGCGCAGCTGCTGCAGTTCGCTCTCGAGCATGCTGATGAAGCGGAAGCCGGTCCAGGTCTGGCCCGGCGTGCTCGTCTTGTCCTGCCACAGCAGGTGCGCGCCCACTTCGATCGGCGAGCTCTGGTGCGGCGTGCCGCGCAGGTTGAAGCGCAACTGGTACAGCGCGTCCTCCACCAGCGGTGCGGTGGCGATCAGCAGCATGCCGCTCTCGGACAGGTTGCTGAGCTGGCCGATCACGGTGTCGGTCATGGTATCGACCACCTGGACCGGTTCCTGGACGGCGCGGCGGCGGGCGCGGCGGAACTCTTCCATCATGCGTGGGCCTCGGAAGGAGCGGAGTTGCCGACGAGATGGCCGAGCGCGCCCATCACCGCGCTCCACGCGCGATCGACCAGGCGGCTCTTCTCGACGGTGACGATGCGGACGCGGCCGGCGGCCATCTGCCGGGCGAGGCTGTCGAGCGACTGCTCCGCCACGCGCTGGCCGCGCTGGTTCACGAACAAGGCGTTGTCGGTGACGGGGCTGAACCACGACAGGCGGCGGCGGACGATCTCGCCCGTGTCGCCGAGGTCGAACTCGAACCAGGTACCGAACGGCAGCGTGCGCAGGTGGCGCCAGCAGTCCTGTTCCTGCAGGGTGCGTTGCGGAAGCTCGGGGCGCGGCGCGTCTTCGGTGCCCAGGCGCGTGCGCGACTTGAGCTTGAGCGCCAGCTCCGTACGCGATGCGGCGTCGTCGTTGGCGGCGGTGCCGGTGACGAGCTGGCGGGTGATCGCGCCGGCGTCTTCGGTGTGATAGCCGACCTGGGTCAGCGCCGCCTCGATGTCCTCGCCCATCGCGTTGGACA
It contains:
- a CDS encoding aminopeptidase P N-terminal domain-containing protein, with product MRKPITIPARAYARRRKQLMRMAGDDAILVLPSAPERIRSRDTHYPYRQDSDLLYLTGFPEPEAVLVLVPGRKHGEVILFCRERDPEREGWDGPRFGPEGAVEAFGLDDAYPITDLDDILPGLLEGRSRVYYHFGRDQEFDLKLIGWLNRVRAMARLGAQSPHEFLELGHLLDELRLFKDRDELRLMQRAADISVLAHEAAMRAARAGIHEYELQAEVERVFRANDAEPAYSSIVGAGTNACVLHYRANAAQSRDGELVLIDAGAEYRGYAADITRTFPVNGRFSREQRALHDLVGEAQAAALAVARAGIPYEAGHVAAVETLTEGLLRLGLLKGRLEKNLADGSYKRFYRHKTGHWLGLDVHDVGEYRLDGDSRLLEPGMVFTIEPGLYVSPDDTSVDAKWRGIGIRTEDDVLVTSDEPQVLTHALARSADEIEAWMAAR
- the pepQ gene encoding Xaa-Pro dipeptidase, giving the protein MTTAAALYPQHLAELQRRTELALARGGFDHLVVPSGTSHYQVFDDRDYPYAVNPQFKAWLPLTRAPGSWLVFTPGNKPTLLFLQPFDYWHVVPSAPSGHWVEHFDIVVIRKPEEALQHLPDAARSAILGEPQSAIGDYAPNNPAPVVNYLEYHRAFKTPYEIEMMREATRRGVRAHRAAERAFRAGASEFGIHLVYCQAAGQDANDLPYNNIIALNEHSAVLHYTDRDLVAPQPARSFLIDAGAAHHGYACDITRTYAHNLGSEFQAMIDAVDAAQLKMCDQVRAGIDYKQIHLDAHLSLAGILKDFGVINVSPEAAVATGVSSAFFPHGIGHGIGLQVHDVAGFAASDEGGTIAKPDGHPYLRLTRVLEPGMVVTIEPGLYFIDMLLDEVKRNGHGDSVDWARVEAFKPFGGIRIEDDVACTDGAPANLTREGFAEA
- a CDS encoding PilZ domain-containing protein; protein product: MTDTVIGQLSNLSESGMLLIATAPLVEDALYQLRFNLRGTPHQSSPIEVGAHLLWQDKTSTPGQTWTGFRFISMLESELQQLRHWLDSSHGRPA